The Pygocentrus nattereri isolate fPygNat1 chromosome 17, fPygNat1.pri, whole genome shotgun sequence genome window below encodes:
- the LOC108412898 gene encoding NACHT, LRR and PYD domains-containing protein 12-like isoform X4 yields the protein MSKLKEQNYSTGSGVNGIHTGRSSSPVLSDASMKSDRSMQIPIDNNGIPSLPEKSFLLKRSSSYEPSSMSLKSDRSMKVPINYQEKPSLPEKSNTQWQLRMPGQGETMRKEFIHNSNENSREALHETNTLELPNEKLKSIFRERCQHLFEGTAQQGNPILLNKIYTELYIAEDNNALQGHHEMHHIEATLKTVRVDTPIRCNDIFKPLHGQDKPIRTVLTKGVAGIGKTVSVQKFILDWAESEANQDVHFIFPLPFRELNLMRDQKYSLIDLLQHFFMKGIDASSSQITNDSLLIIFDGLDECRLPLDFQNNESLCDATKASTVDTLLTNLIKGNLLPSAQIWITSRPAASGRIPSECVGRLTEVRGFSDPQKEEYFRKRITDQSLANRIITHVKSLRSLYIMCHIPVFCWIAATALERMVVDFGWEKIPKSFTQMYTYFLITQINTKKAKYSDNKVSDKEMIFKLGKLAFEQLEKRNLIFYEEDLKECGIDAREASVYSGVFTEIFKEEFGLFQRKVFSFVHLSIQEHLAALYVFLSFHNYNQNMLNPQQTSGHKPVTMLSLHKTAIDKASESESGHLDLFIRFLMGFSLESNKILLQDLLVQRHSSEEIRDTISYLKMKIRENVCAHLSVKLFHCLNELNDSSLVDEIQTFLRNKTINKENLSPELWSALFFIILTSNEKLDEFELRKYGTSDKALLCLSSVMKFSRKASLKNCKLTVKSCAALAVGLPIMPVTRELDLSHNNLQDAGVKLLCTGLSVDTLKKIPVNCSTAKKKSFLTSALSLNPSLKTDLTLEWDDATQVLYNVIELNLQKSGMKEFPGLRGTRCTIEILRLNNCGVTSVGCDFLASVLSSKCSNLKELDLSENNIGDLGLKVLSDVLQHPSCKLETLKVNNCNLTEHSCAALASALQENSGLKSLSMSNNELQNSGVKLLAAGLEDPRCKLQTLGLSNCSLELQGFESLTLAMRSNPSNLKVLDLSKNRPGDSGVKLLFAVLESPHCGLEKLKLNECGVTEESCADLASVLSSEFSCLRELDLSINDLKDSGAMMLSVGVGHPNCKLENLMMYNCRFSKEGYSTLAKALQSNPLLTKEQCVMDDKHGDSRNQPQSDTE from the exons CATTCACACAGGAAGGTCCAGTTCACCTGTGCTCAGTGATGCGTCTATGAAGAGTGATAGGTCCATGCAGATACCAATCGATAATAATGGAATACCTTCACTACCAGAAAAAAG TTTTCTGCTGAAAAGATCCAGTTCATATGAGCCCAGTAGCATGTCTCTGAAGAGTGATCGGTCCATGAAAGTACCAATCAATTATCAAGAAAAGCCTTCACTACCAGAAAAAAG CAACACACAGTGGCAGTTGAGGATGCCTGGACAAGGAGAGACCATGAGGAAGGAGTTCATTCACAACAGCAATGAAAACTCCAGAGAAGCACT aCATGAAACAAACACCTTGGAGTTAccaaatgaaaaactgaaatccaTTTTCAGAGAGAGGTGTCAACATTTATTTGAGGGGACAGCACAGCAAGGAAACCCAATATTGCTCAATAAGATATACACAGAACTCTACATCGCTGAGGATAATAATGCTCTCCAAGGCCATCATGAAATGCACCACATTGAGGCAACACTGAAGACAGTAAGAGTGGACACCCCAATCAGATGCAATGACATCTTTAAACCCTTACATGGACAAGACAAGCCTATTAGAACTGTGCTGACAAAGGGAGTGGCTGGCATTGGAAAAACTGTCTCTGTGCAGAAGTTCATTCTGGACTGGGCTGAAAGTGAAGCAAATCAGGATGTCCACTTTATATTTCCACTTCCATTCAGGGAGCTAAATTTGATGAGGGACCAAAAATACAGTCTGATTGACCTTCTTCAGCATTTTTTCATGAAAGGAATTGATGCAAGTTCATCTCAAATTACCAACGATTCACTTCTTATCATTTTTGATGGTTTGGATGAGTGTCGCCTTCCTTTAGATTTTCAGAACAATGAGAGTTTATGTGACGCAACAAAGGCAAGCACAGTAGATACCCTGTTAACAAACCTCATCAAGGGGAATCTACTTCCCTCTGCACAAATCTGGATAACCTCCCGACCAGCAGCATCAGGCCGCATTCCATCTGAATGTGTTGGTCGACTAACAGAGGTGCGAGGATTCAGTGATCCACAGAAGGAAGAGTACTTCAGGAAGAGAATCACAGATCAAAGCCTGGCCAACAGAATCATTACCCACGTGAAGTCACTGAGGAGCCTCTACATCATGTGCCACATTCCAGTCTTCTGTTGGATTGCAGCCACTGCTCTGGAGAGAATGGTGGTCGACTTTGGGTGGGAAAAGATCCCTAAGAGTTTTACTCAGATGTATACGTACTTCCTGATCACCCAAATCaacactaaaaaagcaaagtacTCAGACAACAAAGTCTCAGATAAAGAAATGATCTTCAAGCTTGGGAAGCTCGCTTTTGAACAGCTTGAAAAACGCAATCTGATCTTctatgaggaagatctcaaaGAGTGCGGTATTGATGCCCGAGAAGCCTCTGTGTACTCTGGAGTCTTCACTGAAATCTTCAAGGAGGAGTTTGGGCTTTTTCAGAGAAAAGTATTCAGCTTTGTGCATCTGAGCATTCAGGAACATCTTGCAGCTCTATATGTGTTCTTGTCCTTCCACAACTACAACCAAAACATGCTCAATCCTCAACAGACAAGTGGCCATAAGCCTGTAACAATGTTAAGTTTGCATAAGACTGCAATTGATAAAGCTTCTGAGAGCGAGAGTGGACACTTGGACCTCTTTATCCGTTTTCTCATGGGCTTCTCACTGGAGTCCAACAAGATCCTCCTGCAGGACCTATTGGTACAGAGACACAGTTCTGAGGAGATAAGAGATACCATCAGCtatctgaaaatgaaaatcagagAAAACGTCTGTGCTCATTTGTCAGTGAAATTATTCCACTGTCTGAATGAGCTTAATGACAGCTCTCTTGTAGATGAAATCCAAACATTCTTGAggaacaaaacaataaataaggAAAATCTCTCTCCTGAACTCTGGTCAGCATTATTCTTCATAATACTCACTTCAAATGAGAAGTTGGATGAGTTTGAACTTCGCAAATACGGCACATCAGACAAAGCTCTTCTCTGCTTGTCTTCTGTAATGAAGTTTTCTAGGAAGGCCAG tttGAAGAACTGTAAGCTAACAGTGAAAAGTTGTGCAGCATTGGCTGTAGGCCTCCCAATCATGCCAGTCACAAGAGAGCTGGATCTCAGTCACAACAACCTGCAAGATGCTggagtgaagctgctttgtaCTGGACTTTCAGTGGACACTTTGAAAAAAATACC GGTTAACTGCTCTACTGCTAAAAAGAAGAGTTTTCTTACTTCAGCTCTGAGTTTAAACCCCTCATTAAAAACTGACCTGACACTGGAATGGGATGATGCAACACAAGTGCTTTACAATGTAATAGAGTTAAATCTTCAGAAAAGTGGCATGAAGGAGTTCCCGGGACTGAGGGGCACTCGTTGTACCATCGAGATCCTGAG GCTGAATAACTGTGGTGTTACGAGTGTGGGCTGTGATTTTCTTGCTTCAGTCCTAAGTTCAAAATGTTCAAACCTGAAAGAACTCGACCTGAGCGAGAACAACATAGGAGACTTGGGACTGAAAGTGCTTTCTGATGTTTTGCAACATCCTTCATGTAAACTGGAAACACTAAA GGTGAACAATTGTAATCTTACAGAGCACAGCTGTGCAGCATTGGCCTCAGCACTACAGGAAAATTCAGGCTTGAAATCTCTGTCCATGAGTAACAATGAGTTACAGAATTCAGGAGTGAAGCTGCTTGCTGCTGGATTGGAGGATCCTCGCTGTAAACTTCAAACATTGGG GCTTTCAAACTGTAGCCttgagttacaaggttttgaaTCACTGACATTGGCCATGAGGTCAAATCCTTCTAACCTGAAAGTTTTGGACTTGAGCAAAAACAGACCAGGAGATTCAGGAGTGAAGCTGCTGTTTGCCGTTCTGGAAAGTCCACACTGTGGACTTGAGAAACTAAA GCTAAATGAGTGTGGCGTCACAGAGGAAAGCTGTGCAGATCTGGCATCAGTTCTCAGCTCTGAGTTTTCATGTCTGAGAGAGCTGGACCTGAGTATTAATGATCTGAAGGATTCAGGAGCAATGATGCTGTCTGTTGGAGTAGGACATCCAAACTGTAAACTAGAAAATCTCAT GATGTACAACTGCAGGTTTTCAAAAGAAGGCTATAGTACTCTGGCCAAAGCTCTGCAATCGAATCCCTTACTTACAAAAGAGCAGTGTGTAATGGACGATAAACATGGAGACTCCAGAAATCAGCCACAGTCTGATACAGAATAG
- the LOC108412898 gene encoding NACHT, LRR and PYD domains-containing protein 12-like isoform X2, translating into MSKLKEQNYSTGSGVNGIHTGRSSSPVLSDASMKSDRSMQIPIDNNGIPSLPEKSFTLKKSSSYEPSSVSLKSDRSMKVPINYQEKPSLPEKSFLKRSSSQEPSSVSLKSDRSMKVPINYKEKPSLPEKSFLKRSSSQEPSSVSLKSDRSMKVPINYQEKPSLPEKSFLLKRSSSYEPSSMSLKSDRSMKVPINYQEKPSLPEKSNTQWQLRMPGQGETMRKEFIHNSNENSREALHETNTLELPNEKLKSIFRERCQHLFEGTAQQGNPILLNKIYTELYIAEDNNALQGHHEMHHIEATLKTVRVDTPIRCNDIFKPLHGQDKPIRTVLTKGVAGIGKTVSVQKFILDWAESEANQDVHFIFPLPFRELNLMRDQKYSLIDLLQHFFMKGIDASSSQITNDSLLIIFDGLDECRLPLDFQNNESLCDATKASTVDTLLTNLIKGNLLPSAQIWITSRPAASGRIPSECVGRLTEVRGFSDPQKEEYFRKRITDQSLANRIITHVKSLRSLYIMCHIPVFCWIAATALERMVVDFGWEKIPKSFTQMYTYFLITQINTKKAKYSDNKVSDKEMIFKLGKLAFEQLEKRNLIFYEEDLKECGIDAREASVYSGVFTEIFKEEFGLFQRKVFSFVHLSIQEHLAALYVFLSFHNYNQNMLNPQQTSGHKPVTMLSLHKTAIDKASESESGHLDLFIRFLMGFSLESNKILLQDLLVQRHSSEEIRDTISYLKMKIRENVCAHLSVKLFHCLNELNDSSLVDEIQTFLRNKTINKENLSPELWSALFFIILTSNEKLDEFELRKYGTSDKALLCLSSVMKFSRKASLKNCKLTVKSCAALAVGLPIMPVTRELDLSHNNLQDAGVKLLCTGLSVDTLKKIPVNCSTAKKKSFLTSALSLNPSLKTDLTLEWDDATQVLYNVIELNLQKSGMKEFPGLRGTRCTIEILRLNNCGVTSVGCDFLASVLSSKCSNLKELDLSENNIGDLGLKVLSDVLQHPSCKLETLKVNNCNLTEHSCAALASALQENSGLKSLSMSNNELQNSGVKLLAAGLEDPRCKLQTLGLSNCSLELQGFESLTLAMRSNPSNLKVLDLSKNRPGDSGVKLLFAVLESPHCGLEKLKLNECGVTEESCADLASVLSSEFSCLRELDLSINDLKDSGAMMLSVGVGHPNCKLENLMMYNCRFSKEGYSTLAKALQSNPLLTKEQCVMDDKHGDSRNQPQSDTE; encoded by the exons CATTCACACAGGAAGGTCCAGTTCACCTGTGCTCAGTGATGCGTCTATGAAGAGTGATAGGTCCATGCAGATACCAATCGATAATAATGGAATACCTTCACTACCAGAAAAAAG TTTCACTCTGAAAAAATCCAGTTCATATGAGCCCAGTAGTGTGTCTCTGAAGAGTGATCGGTCCATGAAAGTACCAATCAATTATCAAGAAAAGCCTTCACTACCAGAAAAAAG TTTTCTGAAAAGATCCAGCTCACAGGAGCCCAGTAGTGTGTCTCTGAAGAGTGATCGGTCCATGAAAGTGCCAATCAATTATAAGGAAAAACCTTCACTACCAGAAAAAAG TTTTCTGAAAAGATCCAGCTCACAGGAGCCCAGTAGTGTGTCTCTGAAGAGTGATCGGTCCATGAAAGTACCAATCAATTATCAAGAAAAGCCTTCACTACCAGAAAAAAG TTTTCTGCTGAAAAGATCCAGTTCATATGAGCCCAGTAGCATGTCTCTGAAGAGTGATCGGTCCATGAAAGTACCAATCAATTATCAAGAAAAGCCTTCACTACCAGAAAAAAG CAACACACAGTGGCAGTTGAGGATGCCTGGACAAGGAGAGACCATGAGGAAGGAGTTCATTCACAACAGCAATGAAAACTCCAGAGAAGCACT aCATGAAACAAACACCTTGGAGTTAccaaatgaaaaactgaaatccaTTTTCAGAGAGAGGTGTCAACATTTATTTGAGGGGACAGCACAGCAAGGAAACCCAATATTGCTCAATAAGATATACACAGAACTCTACATCGCTGAGGATAATAATGCTCTCCAAGGCCATCATGAAATGCACCACATTGAGGCAACACTGAAGACAGTAAGAGTGGACACCCCAATCAGATGCAATGACATCTTTAAACCCTTACATGGACAAGACAAGCCTATTAGAACTGTGCTGACAAAGGGAGTGGCTGGCATTGGAAAAACTGTCTCTGTGCAGAAGTTCATTCTGGACTGGGCTGAAAGTGAAGCAAATCAGGATGTCCACTTTATATTTCCACTTCCATTCAGGGAGCTAAATTTGATGAGGGACCAAAAATACAGTCTGATTGACCTTCTTCAGCATTTTTTCATGAAAGGAATTGATGCAAGTTCATCTCAAATTACCAACGATTCACTTCTTATCATTTTTGATGGTTTGGATGAGTGTCGCCTTCCTTTAGATTTTCAGAACAATGAGAGTTTATGTGACGCAACAAAGGCAAGCACAGTAGATACCCTGTTAACAAACCTCATCAAGGGGAATCTACTTCCCTCTGCACAAATCTGGATAACCTCCCGACCAGCAGCATCAGGCCGCATTCCATCTGAATGTGTTGGTCGACTAACAGAGGTGCGAGGATTCAGTGATCCACAGAAGGAAGAGTACTTCAGGAAGAGAATCACAGATCAAAGCCTGGCCAACAGAATCATTACCCACGTGAAGTCACTGAGGAGCCTCTACATCATGTGCCACATTCCAGTCTTCTGTTGGATTGCAGCCACTGCTCTGGAGAGAATGGTGGTCGACTTTGGGTGGGAAAAGATCCCTAAGAGTTTTACTCAGATGTATACGTACTTCCTGATCACCCAAATCaacactaaaaaagcaaagtacTCAGACAACAAAGTCTCAGATAAAGAAATGATCTTCAAGCTTGGGAAGCTCGCTTTTGAACAGCTTGAAAAACGCAATCTGATCTTctatgaggaagatctcaaaGAGTGCGGTATTGATGCCCGAGAAGCCTCTGTGTACTCTGGAGTCTTCACTGAAATCTTCAAGGAGGAGTTTGGGCTTTTTCAGAGAAAAGTATTCAGCTTTGTGCATCTGAGCATTCAGGAACATCTTGCAGCTCTATATGTGTTCTTGTCCTTCCACAACTACAACCAAAACATGCTCAATCCTCAACAGACAAGTGGCCATAAGCCTGTAACAATGTTAAGTTTGCATAAGACTGCAATTGATAAAGCTTCTGAGAGCGAGAGTGGACACTTGGACCTCTTTATCCGTTTTCTCATGGGCTTCTCACTGGAGTCCAACAAGATCCTCCTGCAGGACCTATTGGTACAGAGACACAGTTCTGAGGAGATAAGAGATACCATCAGCtatctgaaaatgaaaatcagagAAAACGTCTGTGCTCATTTGTCAGTGAAATTATTCCACTGTCTGAATGAGCTTAATGACAGCTCTCTTGTAGATGAAATCCAAACATTCTTGAggaacaaaacaataaataaggAAAATCTCTCTCCTGAACTCTGGTCAGCATTATTCTTCATAATACTCACTTCAAATGAGAAGTTGGATGAGTTTGAACTTCGCAAATACGGCACATCAGACAAAGCTCTTCTCTGCTTGTCTTCTGTAATGAAGTTTTCTAGGAAGGCCAG tttGAAGAACTGTAAGCTAACAGTGAAAAGTTGTGCAGCATTGGCTGTAGGCCTCCCAATCATGCCAGTCACAAGAGAGCTGGATCTCAGTCACAACAACCTGCAAGATGCTggagtgaagctgctttgtaCTGGACTTTCAGTGGACACTTTGAAAAAAATACC GGTTAACTGCTCTACTGCTAAAAAGAAGAGTTTTCTTACTTCAGCTCTGAGTTTAAACCCCTCATTAAAAACTGACCTGACACTGGAATGGGATGATGCAACACAAGTGCTTTACAATGTAATAGAGTTAAATCTTCAGAAAAGTGGCATGAAGGAGTTCCCGGGACTGAGGGGCACTCGTTGTACCATCGAGATCCTGAG GCTGAATAACTGTGGTGTTACGAGTGTGGGCTGTGATTTTCTTGCTTCAGTCCTAAGTTCAAAATGTTCAAACCTGAAAGAACTCGACCTGAGCGAGAACAACATAGGAGACTTGGGACTGAAAGTGCTTTCTGATGTTTTGCAACATCCTTCATGTAAACTGGAAACACTAAA GGTGAACAATTGTAATCTTACAGAGCACAGCTGTGCAGCATTGGCCTCAGCACTACAGGAAAATTCAGGCTTGAAATCTCTGTCCATGAGTAACAATGAGTTACAGAATTCAGGAGTGAAGCTGCTTGCTGCTGGATTGGAGGATCCTCGCTGTAAACTTCAAACATTGGG GCTTTCAAACTGTAGCCttgagttacaaggttttgaaTCACTGACATTGGCCATGAGGTCAAATCCTTCTAACCTGAAAGTTTTGGACTTGAGCAAAAACAGACCAGGAGATTCAGGAGTGAAGCTGCTGTTTGCCGTTCTGGAAAGTCCACACTGTGGACTTGAGAAACTAAA GCTAAATGAGTGTGGCGTCACAGAGGAAAGCTGTGCAGATCTGGCATCAGTTCTCAGCTCTGAGTTTTCATGTCTGAGAGAGCTGGACCTGAGTATTAATGATCTGAAGGATTCAGGAGCAATGATGCTGTCTGTTGGAGTAGGACATCCAAACTGTAAACTAGAAAATCTCAT GATGTACAACTGCAGGTTTTCAAAAGAAGGCTATAGTACTCTGGCCAAAGCTCTGCAATCGAATCCCTTACTTACAAAAGAGCAGTGTGTAATGGACGATAAACATGGAGACTCCAGAAATCAGCCACAGTCTGATACAGAATAG
- the LOC108412898 gene encoding NACHT, LRR and PYD domains-containing protein 12-like isoform X3: MSKLKEQNYSTGSGVNGIHTGRSSSPVLSDASMKSDRSMQIPIDNNGIPSLPEKSFTLKKSSSYEPSSVSLKSDRSMKVPINYQEKPSLPEKSFLKRSSSQEPSSVSLKSDRSMKVPINYKEKPSLPEKSFLKRSSSQEPSSVSLKSDRSMKVPINYQEKPSLPEKSFLLKRSSLYEPSSVSLKSDRSMKVPINYKEKPSLPEKSNTQWQLRMPGQGETMRKEFIHNSNENSREALHETNTLELPNEKLKSIFRERCQHLFEGTAQQGNPILLNKIYTELYIAEDNNALQGHHEMHHIEATLKTVRVDTPIRCNDIFKPLHGQDKPIRTVLTKGVAGIGKTVSVQKFILDWAESEANQDVHFIFPLPFRELNLMRDQKYSLIDLLQHFFMKGIDASSSQITNDSLLIIFDGLDECRLPLDFQNNESLCDATKASTVDTLLTNLIKGNLLPSAQIWITSRPAASGRIPSECVGRLTEVRGFSDPQKEEYFRKRITDQSLANRIITHVKSLRSLYIMCHIPVFCWIAATALERMVVDFGWEKIPKSFTQMYTYFLITQINTKKAKYSDNKVSDKEMIFKLGKLAFEQLEKRNLIFYEEDLKECGIDAREASVYSGVFTEIFKEEFGLFQRKVFSFVHLSIQEHLAALYVFLSFHNYNQNMLNPQQTSGHKPVTMLSLHKTAIDKASESESGHLDLFIRFLMGFSLESNKILLQDLLVQRHSSEEIRDTISYLKMKIRENVCAHLSVKLFHCLNELNDSSLVDEIQTFLRNKTINKENLSPELWSALFFIILTSNEKLDEFELRKYGTSDKALLCLSSVMKFSRKASLKNCKLTVKSCAALAVGLPIMPVTRELDLSHNNLQDAGVKLLCTGLSVDTLKKIPVNCSTAKKKSFLTSALSLNPSLKTDLTLEWDDATQVLYNVIELNLQKSGMKEFPGLRGTRCTIEILRLNNCGVTSVGCDFLASVLSSKCSNLKELDLSENNIGDLGLKVLSDVLQHPSCKLETLKVNNCNLTEHSCAALASALQENSGLKSLSMSNNELQNSGVKLLAAGLEDPRCKLQTLGLSNCSLELQGFESLTLAMRSNPSNLKVLDLSKNRPGDSGVKLLFAVLESPHCGLEKLKLNECGVTEESCADLASVLSSEFSCLRELDLSINDLKDSGAMMLSVGVGHPNCKLENLMMYNCRFSKEGYSTLAKALQSNPLLTKEQCVMDDKHGDSRNQPQSDTE; the protein is encoded by the exons CATTCACACAGGAAGGTCCAGTTCACCTGTGCTCAGTGATGCGTCTATGAAGAGTGATAGGTCCATGCAGATACCAATCGATAATAATGGAATACCTTCACTACCAGAAAAAAG TTTCACTCTGAAAAAATCCAGTTCATATGAGCCCAGTAGTGTGTCTCTGAAGAGTGATCGGTCCATGAAAGTACCAATCAATTATCAAGAAAAGCCTTCACTACCAGAAAAAAG TTTTCTGAAAAGATCCAGCTCACAGGAGCCCAGTAGTGTGTCTCTGAAGAGTGATCGGTCCATGAAAGTGCCAATCAATTATAAGGAAAAACCTTCACTACCAGAAAAAAG TTTTCTGAAAAGATCCAGCTCACAGGAGCCCAGTAGTGTGTCTCTGAAGAGTGATCGGTCCATGAAAGTACCAATCAATTATCAAGAAAAGCCTTCACTACCAGAAAAAAG TTTTCTGCTGAAAAGATCCAGTTTATATGAGCCCAGTAGTGTGTCTCTGAAGAGTGATCGGTCCATGAAAGTACCAATCAATTATAAGGAAAAGCCTTCACTACCAGAAAAAAG CAACACACAGTGGCAGTTGAGGATGCCTGGACAAGGAGAGACCATGAGGAAGGAGTTCATTCACAACAGCAATGAAAACTCCAGAGAAGCACT aCATGAAACAAACACCTTGGAGTTAccaaatgaaaaactgaaatccaTTTTCAGAGAGAGGTGTCAACATTTATTTGAGGGGACAGCACAGCAAGGAAACCCAATATTGCTCAATAAGATATACACAGAACTCTACATCGCTGAGGATAATAATGCTCTCCAAGGCCATCATGAAATGCACCACATTGAGGCAACACTGAAGACAGTAAGAGTGGACACCCCAATCAGATGCAATGACATCTTTAAACCCTTACATGGACAAGACAAGCCTATTAGAACTGTGCTGACAAAGGGAGTGGCTGGCATTGGAAAAACTGTCTCTGTGCAGAAGTTCATTCTGGACTGGGCTGAAAGTGAAGCAAATCAGGATGTCCACTTTATATTTCCACTTCCATTCAGGGAGCTAAATTTGATGAGGGACCAAAAATACAGTCTGATTGACCTTCTTCAGCATTTTTTCATGAAAGGAATTGATGCAAGTTCATCTCAAATTACCAACGATTCACTTCTTATCATTTTTGATGGTTTGGATGAGTGTCGCCTTCCTTTAGATTTTCAGAACAATGAGAGTTTATGTGACGCAACAAAGGCAAGCACAGTAGATACCCTGTTAACAAACCTCATCAAGGGGAATCTACTTCCCTCTGCACAAATCTGGATAACCTCCCGACCAGCAGCATCAGGCCGCATTCCATCTGAATGTGTTGGTCGACTAACAGAGGTGCGAGGATTCAGTGATCCACAGAAGGAAGAGTACTTCAGGAAGAGAATCACAGATCAAAGCCTGGCCAACAGAATCATTACCCACGTGAAGTCACTGAGGAGCCTCTACATCATGTGCCACATTCCAGTCTTCTGTTGGATTGCAGCCACTGCTCTGGAGAGAATGGTGGTCGACTTTGGGTGGGAAAAGATCCCTAAGAGTTTTACTCAGATGTATACGTACTTCCTGATCACCCAAATCaacactaaaaaagcaaagtacTCAGACAACAAAGTCTCAGATAAAGAAATGATCTTCAAGCTTGGGAAGCTCGCTTTTGAACAGCTTGAAAAACGCAATCTGATCTTctatgaggaagatctcaaaGAGTGCGGTATTGATGCCCGAGAAGCCTCTGTGTACTCTGGAGTCTTCACTGAAATCTTCAAGGAGGAGTTTGGGCTTTTTCAGAGAAAAGTATTCAGCTTTGTGCATCTGAGCATTCAGGAACATCTTGCAGCTCTATATGTGTTCTTGTCCTTCCACAACTACAACCAAAACATGCTCAATCCTCAACAGACAAGTGGCCATAAGCCTGTAACAATGTTAAGTTTGCATAAGACTGCAATTGATAAAGCTTCTGAGAGCGAGAGTGGACACTTGGACCTCTTTATCCGTTTTCTCATGGGCTTCTCACTGGAGTCCAACAAGATCCTCCTGCAGGACCTATTGGTACAGAGACACAGTTCTGAGGAGATAAGAGATACCATCAGCtatctgaaaatgaaaatcagagAAAACGTCTGTGCTCATTTGTCAGTGAAATTATTCCACTGTCTGAATGAGCTTAATGACAGCTCTCTTGTAGATGAAATCCAAACATTCTTGAggaacaaaacaataaataaggAAAATCTCTCTCCTGAACTCTGGTCAGCATTATTCTTCATAATACTCACTTCAAATGAGAAGTTGGATGAGTTTGAACTTCGCAAATACGGCACATCAGACAAAGCTCTTCTCTGCTTGTCTTCTGTAATGAAGTTTTCTAGGAAGGCCAG tttGAAGAACTGTAAGCTAACAGTGAAAAGTTGTGCAGCATTGGCTGTAGGCCTCCCAATCATGCCAGTCACAAGAGAGCTGGATCTCAGTCACAACAACCTGCAAGATGCTggagtgaagctgctttgtaCTGGACTTTCAGTGGACACTTTGAAAAAAATACC GGTTAACTGCTCTACTGCTAAAAAGAAGAGTTTTCTTACTTCAGCTCTGAGTTTAAACCCCTCATTAAAAACTGACCTGACACTGGAATGGGATGATGCAACACAAGTGCTTTACAATGTAATAGAGTTAAATCTTCAGAAAAGTGGCATGAAGGAGTTCCCGGGACTGAGGGGCACTCGTTGTACCATCGAGATCCTGAG GCTGAATAACTGTGGTGTTACGAGTGTGGGCTGTGATTTTCTTGCTTCAGTCCTAAGTTCAAAATGTTCAAACCTGAAAGAACTCGACCTGAGCGAGAACAACATAGGAGACTTGGGACTGAAAGTGCTTTCTGATGTTTTGCAACATCCTTCATGTAAACTGGAAACACTAAA GGTGAACAATTGTAATCTTACAGAGCACAGCTGTGCAGCATTGGCCTCAGCACTACAGGAAAATTCAGGCTTGAAATCTCTGTCCATGAGTAACAATGAGTTACAGAATTCAGGAGTGAAGCTGCTTGCTGCTGGATTGGAGGATCCTCGCTGTAAACTTCAAACATTGGG GCTTTCAAACTGTAGCCttgagttacaaggttttgaaTCACTGACATTGGCCATGAGGTCAAATCCTTCTAACCTGAAAGTTTTGGACTTGAGCAAAAACAGACCAGGAGATTCAGGAGTGAAGCTGCTGTTTGCCGTTCTGGAAAGTCCACACTGTGGACTTGAGAAACTAAA GCTAAATGAGTGTGGCGTCACAGAGGAAAGCTGTGCAGATCTGGCATCAGTTCTCAGCTCTGAGTTTTCATGTCTGAGAGAGCTGGACCTGAGTATTAATGATCTGAAGGATTCAGGAGCAATGATGCTGTCTGTTGGAGTAGGACATCCAAACTGTAAACTAGAAAATCTCAT GATGTACAACTGCAGGTTTTCAAAAGAAGGCTATAGTACTCTGGCCAAAGCTCTGCAATCGAATCCCTTACTTACAAAAGAGCAGTGTGTAATGGACGATAAACATGGAGACTCCAGAAATCAGCCACAGTCTGATACAGAATAG